CTCCTGAATGCAGATGCCTGCCTTCTTCCGTTGAAAGCGAATTCATTCGATCTCATATTCTGTATCAACGCCATCCACCACTTCCCCGATAAAAATAAATTTATTGAAACTGCCTCCGGTTTATTGAAGATGGAAGGGATCATTACAATTATCGGACTCGATCCGCGGGATAATGATAACGACTGGTACTTATACAGGTACTTTAACAGGACTTATCAGATCGACCTGGAGAGGTTTCCATCTTTCGATTCTATATCAGAAATGTTGAGCCGCCACAATCTGAAAGTTATTGATAAAAAGTTAGTCCATCAGGTAAACGATTCGAAAGCGGGGAGAGAAGTTTTAAACGACCATTTTCTGAACAAGCGCGGCGCGTCGCAGCTTGCACTTCTCACTGATCAGGAATACAAACTTGGCATCGAAAAAATCATTAATGATATTGAATCAGCCGATCAGCAGAATAAAAAGATTCAATTCAATGTAAGATTGAATTTCTATGCGGTCACAGCCGAAAAGGATTGACCATCCCTCATTTTCAAAAAATCCCGACTTCAATCAGAAGAGTTAATTTATCTTAAAATTTCTTAATAAATGTTAAATCCCTTCCAATCAGTACTATAATAAGAAACTTTTTTAATATCATTTGATTCAAATGATTATTCTTTTTTTAACACTTCAGGAGAATGAAATATGAAAAAAATCTTTTTCATTTTATTGCTAACCGCATCAGTAATTACTGCACAGGAGAGAAAAATCCAGGTTTTCAATGCAGAAGAATCCCAGATGTTTTTTGAAATAAAGGGAATAGTTCTTGTCGAAAAAGACAAAGTTATAATCGGCCCTATCCCGCCGGCCGATCAGCGGGAAAACGAATACAGGAAACTTGACCTTCAGGCCAATGACGAAATAGTATTTGTTAACGGTAAAAAAATAAAAACGATTTCCGACTTCAAAAAATTCTACGGTGAATTAAAGACCGGTGAAGAAATTAAACTCGGCATTCAGCGCGGGAAGGACCGCTTTATCGTTCAGTTCAAAAAAGGGAAAGAAACCCAAGGAGGAGAGAGAATAATGAAGTTTTCCACCGACGGCAAAGGAGCTGAAAATCTTAAAGTTGAAGGAGGCAAGGTTCTTATCAACGGCAAAATGGTTGATATCGATTCACTTAAGAAATCGGGCAAGACAATAATTCAGCAAAAGAAATAAATCCAAATCCAGAGGAAAAAATGTACAAACCAATAATTGTTTTTCTATTACTTCTGCTATCGGAGCTCGCGGCTCAGAATCCCGGCAGTTACTACAATCCGAAGGACGATAAATACCGGCTTCTCGGATTGAAGCGTGCCAAAGAACAGTATGAAGCCGCAAAAGCCGAACATGAGAGGAGTCTAATCCTTTTTCAGAAGGAGATGCTCTCGATGAGAGAACTTGAGCGGATCAAAAGCGCCTATTCCGATGCTGAAGTGAATTATCATCAGGCCCTTCTCGCGGTTCTATTCGAGCAGCAATATGTTTCAGTTGTAGAAGCCGTTAAATACCAAGCCAGGGACGGGAAAAAGAGAGTCCGTCTGAAACTTGCAAACACCTCCGGCGGGGGCGAGGAATTCAAGAAGCTTGTTAATATAGACGACGATCTGTTCAAATCTCTTCAGCCCGAAACAATAAACGATGTTTATGTTTCTCTCCTCAACGAGACAAACGCTATTATAAGTCAGCCTTACGAGGCAAAAATTGAAGAGCTGATTTACGGCAAACCGCAGACAATCGATTTTACGCTGCTTCAGGATCTCGACGCCGTAACTGTAAACATAATTTACGGAAGCGGAACTCAGAGAGCGCCGAAGATCTTTCTTCAGAAGGATCAGTCGGCAAACCGTGTTCTCTTTCAGTCCGAGCAGTTCTCGCAGGAGGTAAATCTCGGAGGCTCGGCTTCATTCTCAATGTCTCTTGAACTGTTCAGCGGATTAACCAACACATATAAGCTGGAGGTAATAAATCTTCCGAAGCAGATCAATAAGTTTTTTATGGATCCTGCTTCGCAGGCCAGATTAAGCCAGTTCAAATTTACTGAAAGCAGTCAGACCAGGCGTGCAAGCCTTCAGGTCTATTTACCCGACAGGCCGACCGGTGAGGTGAATATCGACAAGCCGATTTCATTCTATGTTATCGCCGTTCCTTACGACCGGATTCCCGATCTGAAGTTAAGTGAGGAAAAGATTTATACGAAAGAAGAGATTGAAAAAATGGATGTAGGATATCTGAAGCTCGAAATTATTCCGCGCGGAACAGGAATGCTTAAGGTTAACGCCAACCAGCTCTATTTTACATCCTATCCGGGAGACAGGATTGAAGTTCCGGTTGATATTTTAAATGAAGGAACACGCCGGCTCGACAACATTGAGTTCGAACTCGATCTTCCTTTAAACTGGACCAGGGAAATAAATCCGCAGATTATTGAATCGCTCGATATAAGGAAGGACAAACGTGTTATACTCACCTTTAATCCTCCTGCTGATGTTGCCGTAGGAAAATATGATATTAGACTGAGAACAACATGCATTGCTGATGAGAAACTCGTAAAGGCGGAGGACAAAACAATAACAATAGAAATAAAACAATCCGAAAATGTTATCGGGACAATTCTGCTTGTTCTGTTGATAGTAGGATTATTAGCCGGCATTGTAATATTCGGAATAAAACTTACAAGGAAATAAGGAGTGAATATGATAGTAAATGAAAACAACGGCAGCCTGCCGATGCTTGAAGCAGTAAAGCTGACGAAAGTCTACGAGGACGGACTTGTTGCACTGGATAATATCGGTTTTACTGTTCACCGCGGAGAGATTTACGCGATGCTGGGCGGAAACGGCGCGGGCAAAACAACAACTATAAATATTTTTCTAAATCTGATCGGTCCTACAAGCGGCGAAGCAAAAATAAACGGAGTAGTTACGCATATAAATCCACTGGAAGCGAAAAAGCATGTCTCATTTGTTTCGGAGAACGTAATGCTCTATCCAGAATTTACCGCGATACAGAATCTCGATTTCTTTGCACGGCTCGGGGGTAAAACGGAATACTCCAAAGATGATTACAGAC
This Melioribacteraceae bacterium DNA region includes the following protein-coding sequences:
- a CDS encoding methyltransferase domain-containing protein, translated to MQQRVDYNSISEVYNARYDVSPLSGILNYLEILVMKKEPLKILEAGCGTAHWLKKLSSFRSSLFGADYSIGMLKKSAPDSKNRINLLNADACLLPLKANSFDLIFCINAIHHFPDKNKFIETASGLLKMEGIITIIGLDPRDNDNDWYLYRYFNRTYQIDLERFPSFDSISEMLSRHNLKVIDKKLVHQVNDSKAGREVLNDHFLNKRGASQLALLTDQEYKLGIEKIINDIESADQQNKKIQFNVRLNFYAVTAEKD
- a CDS encoding NEW3 domain-containing protein, with amino-acid sequence MYKPIIVFLLLLLSELAAQNPGSYYNPKDDKYRLLGLKRAKEQYEAAKAEHERSLILFQKEMLSMRELERIKSAYSDAEVNYHQALLAVLFEQQYVSVVEAVKYQARDGKKRVRLKLANTSGGGEEFKKLVNIDDDLFKSLQPETINDVYVSLLNETNAIISQPYEAKIEELIYGKPQTIDFTLLQDLDAVTVNIIYGSGTQRAPKIFLQKDQSANRVLFQSEQFSQEVNLGGSASFSMSLELFSGLTNTYKLEVINLPKQINKFFMDPASQARLSQFKFTESSQTRRASLQVYLPDRPTGEVNIDKPISFYVIAVPYDRIPDLKLSEEKIYTKEEIEKMDVGYLKLEIIPRGTGMLKVNANQLYFTSYPGDRIEVPVDILNEGTRRLDNIEFELDLPLNWTREINPQIIESLDIRKDKRVILTFNPPADVAVGKYDIRLRTTCIADEKLVKAEDKTITIEIKQSENVIGTILLVLLIVGLLAGIVIFGIKLTRK